In Flavobacterium lacustre, a genomic segment contains:
- a CDS encoding cupin domain-containing protein, with protein MKLKNIAGILFMGVFAFSCKAQKKEILFPKGEKITNANFTGTAYLQILIAADSLNPTSVGNVTFEPGARTKWHLHPGGQILLATDGIGYYQEKGQPKKILYKGDVIKCPPNIQHWHGASVDNYFVQVAITNTQNGPPVWLEAVTDEEYTSSKK; from the coding sequence ATGAAGCTTAAAAACATAGCCGGAATATTGTTTATGGGTGTATTTGCATTTTCTTGTAAAGCACAAAAAAAAGAAATCCTTTTCCCAAAAGGAGAAAAAATTACCAATGCTAATTTTACAGGTACAGCTTATTTACAAATACTTATAGCTGCTGATAGCCTAAATCCAACCTCAGTAGGAAATGTAACCTTTGAACCTGGAGCAAGAACAAAATGGCATCTTCATCCGGGCGGACAAATTTTGTTGGCTACCGATGGAATTGGGTATTATCAGGAAAAAGGGCAACCTAAAAAAATACTTTATAAAGGGGATGTAATCAAATGTCCGCCAAATATTCAACATTGGCATGGTGCCAGTGTAGACAATTATTTTGTTCAAGTTGCAATAACAAATACCCAAAATGGGCCGCCAGTTTGGTTAGAAGCCGTAACTGATGAAGAATATACCAGTTCAAAAAAATAG
- a CDS encoding carboxylesterase/lipase family protein, translating to MKKIVIAIALFYCTTHIKAQQTVSQSHSREVRTASGIVRGVTEGDIDIFRGIPYAAPPVGANRWKPPQPVTPWKEVKDVSNFCADCPQATWPRGTGMSQNSSEDCLFINIWTPTKTSKKSKLPVMVWIHGGGFVAGSGGGNGFTGAAFAKQDVILVSFNYRLGRLGFFAFPALSKENPNDYKGNYGYMDQIAALQWVKKNIAEFGGDSKNVTIFGESAGGVSVHSLLTIPAAKGLFKKAIIESGGGRDGVLTGRPIDTENTDINYPVSAETIGLNFAKRYHIEGNNDDALNKLRALSAAEIVDGGEETAGQGGPVTYSGPILDGRLVTETAESAYKASRQPNVPIIIGSNSAEVPAGFVNAKSKEELLSLFGNYKEEATAAYDAEGNIDFAKMLALVNTDKVWAEPARFTVRAFTAKSTPAYLYLFSYVPVSMKDWMKYGASHASEIAYVFDNLEERNGITFTEKDKEVGKIMNAYWANFAKTGNPNGKGLPHWPAYDSIKNEVFEFTSDGSAGSFSDQRKARLDVMEKAFDNNK from the coding sequence ATGAAAAAAATAGTAATTGCGATTGCATTATTTTATTGTACAACTCATATAAAAGCACAACAAACCGTTTCTCAAAGTCATTCAAGGGAAGTTCGCACAGCTTCAGGAATTGTTCGCGGTGTAACAGAAGGAGATATCGATATATTCAGAGGTATTCCTTATGCGGCACCACCAGTAGGTGCAAATCGTTGGAAACCTCCACAACCAGTGACTCCTTGGAAGGAAGTTAAAGACGTTAGTAACTTTTGTGCTGATTGTCCTCAGGCTACTTGGCCTCGTGGTACTGGTATGTCACAGAATTCATCTGAAGATTGTTTGTTTATCAATATTTGGACACCTACTAAAACATCGAAAAAATCAAAATTACCTGTTATGGTTTGGATTCACGGTGGTGGATTTGTAGCAGGTAGCGGTGGTGGAAACGGATTTACAGGAGCTGCATTTGCAAAGCAAGATGTTATACTCGTTTCTTTCAATTATCGTTTAGGACGACTTGGCTTTTTTGCATTTCCAGCATTAAGCAAAGAAAACCCAAATGACTACAAAGGTAATTATGGCTACATGGATCAGATTGCTGCATTACAATGGGTTAAAAAAAATATCGCTGAATTTGGAGGAGATTCTAAAAACGTAACAATTTTTGGTGAGTCTGCTGGTGGCGTATCGGTGCATTCGCTTTTGACAATACCCGCAGCAAAGGGTTTATTTAAGAAAGCAATTATTGAATCAGGAGGTGGACGAGATGGCGTACTAACTGGGCGTCCAATTGATACAGAAAATACAGATATTAATTATCCTGTGTCAGCTGAAACTATAGGACTTAACTTTGCTAAAAGATACCATATCGAAGGGAATAATGATGACGCACTCAACAAGCTAAGAGCATTAAGTGCCGCTGAAATTGTTGATGGCGGAGAAGAAACTGCAGGACAAGGAGGCCCTGTAACTTACTCAGGACCAATACTTGATGGTCGTTTGGTAACAGAAACTGCCGAGAGTGCTTACAAAGCCAGCAGACAGCCTAATGTTCCCATTATTATTGGGTCAAATAGTGCAGAAGTTCCTGCAGGCTTTGTTAACGCCAAGTCAAAAGAGGAATTACTGTCATTGTTTGGCAACTATAAAGAAGAAGCTACTGCGGCCTATGATGCTGAAGGCAATATTGATTTTGCTAAGATGTTAGCCTTAGTAAATACCGATAAAGTTTGGGCAGAGCCTGCTCGCTTTACTGTCAGAGCATTTACTGCTAAATCGACACCTGCTTATTTATACCTCTTCTCTTACGTACCTGTTTCCATGAAAGACTGGATGAAATATGGAGCTTCTCATGCCTCTGAGATTGCTTATGTATTTGATAATCTGGAGGAACGCAATGGCATTACTTTTACCGAGAAAGATAAAGAAGTAGGTAAAATAATGAATGCCTATTGGGCTAACTTTGCTAAAACTGGTAATCCAAATGGAAAAGGACTTCCGCATTGGCCAGCATATGACAGTATTAAAAATGAGGTTTTTGAGTTTACATCAGATGGTTCGGCAGGTAGTTTTTCCGACCAAAGAAAAGCAAGATTAGATGTTATGGAAAAAGCATTTGACAACAATAAATAA
- a CDS encoding helix-turn-helix domain-containing protein, which yields MKLVITTPETLEEIIKSSLDTAIQEFYLKKESAKERKKHYTIKETSAELKVSTLTVRNYIEKGYLKAFKIGNRILITNESLEKALNEVKSLQYRR from the coding sequence ATGAAACTAGTAATCACTACACCAGAAACCTTGGAAGAAATAATTAAATCTTCCTTAGACACAGCTATTCAGGAATTTTATTTAAAGAAAGAATCTGCAAAAGAAAGAAAAAAACACTACACAATTAAGGAAACTTCCGCCGAGTTAAAAGTTAGTACCCTAACCGTTAGAAATTATATTGAAAAAGGATATTTGAAAGCTTTTAAAATTGGTAATAGAATTTTAATTACCAATGAAAGTTTAGAAAAAGCTTTAAATGAGGTAAAATCATTACAGTACAGGCGATAA
- a CDS encoding tyrosine-type recombinase/integrase → MKLKVYTKRINEPFTSKILKKAFDLEFKKVAAGKNIFFEAYDEFMSEKKKGKEWSEATIKRYDNIKNILKKFEIAKKYKFTFSNINDFFHREFTSYCMDDLKHINNTYSRNLGLFKTFMFWARKKNYTYNDAFIEFKKVDRVITNQIALTIEDLNKLMQHQFESSKLERVRDVFVFACVTGMRFGELSLITKTNVTDNFIILKEDKDETKEAREIPLTSISRYILLKYDYKLPLIANQKQNEYIKDVFQELKYNHKVQKVTTKGKENIKEDMFFYDRISTHTARRTFITMMKRQGKSDKLIASITGHNDMKTLNQYYQISEPEKKEAMDEVFNIEIPLKKISGN, encoded by the coding sequence TTGAAACTGAAAGTTTATACAAAAAGAATCAACGAACCATTTACTTCTAAAATTTTAAAAAAAGCATTTGATTTAGAGTTTAAAAAAGTAGCAGCCGGAAAGAACATTTTTTTTGAAGCTTATGATGAATTTATGTCAGAGAAGAAGAAGGGAAAAGAATGGTCGGAAGCTACTATCAAAAGATACGATAATATAAAAAATATTCTTAAAAAATTTGAAATTGCTAAAAAGTATAAATTTACGTTTAGTAATATTAATGATTTTTTTCATAGAGAATTTACCTCTTATTGCATGGACGATTTAAAGCATATCAACAATACTTATTCCAGAAATTTAGGTCTTTTTAAAACATTTATGTTTTGGGCAAGAAAGAAAAATTATACTTATAATGATGCTTTTATAGAATTTAAGAAAGTTGATAGGGTAATAACTAATCAAATTGCATTGACAATCGAAGATTTAAATAAATTGATGCAACACCAATTCGAAAGTAGTAAACTTGAAAGAGTAAGAGATGTTTTTGTATTTGCATGTGTTACAGGAATGAGATTTGGAGAACTTTCTTTAATTACTAAAACTAATGTAACTGACAATTTTATTATTCTTAAAGAAGATAAAGACGAAACTAAAGAGGCTAGAGAAATTCCTTTAACTAGTATTTCAAGATATATTTTGTTAAAATATGATTACAAACTTCCCTTAATTGCAAATCAGAAACAAAATGAATATATAAAAGATGTTTTTCAGGAATTAAAATACAATCATAAGGTCCAGAAAGTGACGACTAAAGGTAAGGAAAACATAAAGGAAGATATGTTTTTTTACGATAGAATAAGTACTCATACTGCTCGTAGAACATTTATCACAATGATGAAAAGGCAAGGTAAAAGTGATAAGTTGATAGCATCTATTACCGGACACAATGATATGAAAACACTTAATCAGTATTATCAAATTAGCGAACCTGAAAAGAAAGAAGCAATGGATGAAGTTTTTAATATTGAAATTCCATTGAAGAAAATTTCCGGGAATTAA
- a CDS encoding HipA N-terminal domain-containing protein produces MKKAIIFVHNKRAGILSENTIGGYEFAYDDNYAGEPVSLTMPLSTKIYSFAKFPSFFEGLLPEGIMLEGLLKIGKIDKNDYFAQLIATGNDLVGAVTVKEWKDE; encoded by the coding sequence ATGAAAAAAGCAATCATATTTGTTCATAATAAACGAGCAGGAATATTGAGTGAGAATACTATTGGAGGCTATGAATTTGCCTATGATGACAATTATGCGGGAGAACCGGTATCATTGACAATGCCATTGAGCACTAAAATATATTCATTTGCCAAATTCCCTTCTTTTTTTGAAGGATTATTGCCAGAAGGGATTATGCTGGAAGGGCTTTTAAAAATCGGTAAAATTGATAAAAATGATTATTTCGCACAACTAATTGCAACTGGAAATGATTTAGTAGGGGCAGTAACGGTAAAAGAATGGAAAGATGAATAG
- a CDS encoding alpha/beta hydrolase — protein sequence MKNIVSIIALVMSIADINISNAQTTQKEVKQNPYTLVYEGAITKNEVGKVNIHPVTYKIKEITIVANVYTPANYDVSKKYPAVVIAHPNGGVKEQVAGLYAQRLAEQGYITITADAAYQGGSGGEPRNVDKPANRIEDIYAMADFISQYKGVDTAKLGLLGICGGGGYSLKAAQSDKRFKAIATVSMFNSGVVRRNGFMNSQFSTIQERLKQASDARAQEAAGGKVIYVGDTQLTDKQIAALPFDLYREGFEYYGKTHAHPNSTFKYTKSSLMDLMTFDAATNMDLINQPLLMIAGSKADSFYMTDDAFNKATNAKNKELFLINGSTHIETYWKPEYVLQAVNKLVNFYQINL from the coding sequence ATGAAAAATATAGTATCAATAATCGCATTAGTAATGTCAATAGCAGATATAAATATATCAAATGCTCAAACTACTCAAAAGGAAGTAAAACAAAATCCATACACTCTTGTGTATGAAGGAGCTATTACAAAAAATGAAGTAGGAAAAGTAAACATTCATCCTGTTACTTATAAAATTAAAGAGATTACAATAGTAGCTAATGTTTACACTCCGGCTAACTACGATGTTTCAAAGAAATATCCTGCGGTTGTTATTGCCCATCCTAATGGAGGTGTAAAAGAACAAGTAGCAGGCTTATACGCACAACGATTAGCAGAACAGGGTTATATCACCATTACAGCAGATGCTGCTTACCAAGGTGGAAGCGGTGGCGAGCCTCGTAATGTAGATAAACCGGCAAACCGAATTGAAGACATTTACGCCATGGCCGACTTTATTTCTCAATATAAAGGGGTTGACACTGCAAAACTTGGATTACTCGGAATTTGCGGAGGTGGCGGTTATTCATTAAAAGCAGCACAATCAGATAAACGATTTAAAGCAATAGCTACAGTAAGTATGTTCAATTCAGGGGTAGTAAGACGTAACGGGTTTATGAACTCTCAATTTTCAACAATTCAAGAACGATTAAAACAAGCTTCAGATGCCCGTGCCCAAGAAGCTGCAGGTGGCAAAGTTATCTACGTAGGCGATACACAACTTACGGATAAACAAATAGCAGCACTACCGTTCGATTTATATCGTGAAGGATTTGAGTATTATGGCAAAACACATGCACATCCAAATTCAACCTTTAAATACACCAAAAGTAGTTTGATGGATTTAATGACATTTGATGCCGCTACCAATATGGACTTAATAAACCAACCATTATTAATGATAGCGGGCAGTAAAGCCGACAGTTTTTATATGACTGACGATGCTTTCAACAAAGCTACCAATGCAAAAAACAAAGAACTATTTCTTATAAACGGGTCTACTCATATAGAAACCTATTGGAAACCTGAATACGTATTGCAAGCGGTAAATAAATTGGTTAATTTTTACCAAATTAATCTTTAA
- a CDS encoding alpha/beta hydrolase, which yields MEKRIIRLWSILCLLLMIHSSFYAQKSIKQKPLVIEEQGSFAIGGTMITNPGTFDPYKPTPEGQTFRGDHAYVFYQIPVKARKYPLVMWHGIGQFSKTWETTADGREGYQNIFLRRNFPVYLIDQPRRGNAGRSTVSATINPIPDEQQMFGIFRGGIWPNYFEGVQLARDSATLNQYFRSMTPSIGTIDIEVNTDAIAALFTKIGSGILVTHSHSGGMGWKTVIKSPNIKAIVSYEPGSGFLFPEGEVPTPIASSAGALEAIGISMKDFMQLTKIPIVIYYGDNIPEKPSANSGADGWRARLEMARLWRDKVNSYGGDVTVVHLPEIGIKGNTHFPFSDLNNIEIANLMSKWLKEKGLDK from the coding sequence ATGGAAAAGAGAATAATTAGATTGTGGAGTATTCTTTGTTTATTATTGATGATTCATTCCTCATTTTATGCACAAAAAAGTATCAAACAAAAACCATTAGTAATTGAAGAGCAAGGAAGTTTTGCTATTGGAGGAACTATGATTACCAATCCAGGTACATTCGATCCCTATAAACCAACTCCCGAAGGACAGACTTTTCGTGGAGACCACGCTTATGTATTTTATCAAATTCCTGTAAAGGCGCGTAAATATCCATTGGTAATGTGGCATGGTATAGGTCAATTTTCGAAAACATGGGAAACTACAGCTGATGGACGAGAAGGGTATCAGAATATTTTTCTTCGTAGAAACTTTCCTGTTTATTTGATTGACCAACCAAGACGTGGCAATGCAGGAAGAAGTACAGTTTCAGCTACAATAAACCCAATTCCTGATGAACAACAAATGTTTGGTATTTTTCGTGGGGGCATTTGGCCCAATTATTTTGAGGGTGTACAGCTTGCAAGAGATAGCGCTACATTGAATCAGTATTTTCGTTCAATGACACCGAGTATTGGTACCATCGATATTGAAGTCAATACAGACGCGATTGCTGCACTTTTTACTAAAATAGGTTCTGGAATTTTGGTTACACATTCCCATTCTGGGGGTATGGGATGGAAAACGGTGATAAAAAGTCCAAATATTAAAGCTATTGTTTCATATGAGCCTGGAAGCGGATTTTTATTCCCAGAAGGGGAAGTTCCAACTCCTATTGCTAGTTCTGCGGGGGCTCTAGAAGCAATAGGAATTTCGATGAAAGACTTTATGCAACTTACTAAAATTCCAATAGTTATTTACTACGGGGATAATATTCCTGAAAAGCCATCCGCTAATTCAGGAGCCGACGGGTGGAGAGCACGTCTAGAAATGGCGCGTTTGTGGCGAGATAAAGTCAATTCATACGGTGGCGATGTTACTGTAGTCCATCTTCCAGAAATAGGAATTAAGGGCAATACGCATTTTCCTTTTTCAGACTTAAATAATATTGAGATTGCCAACCTAATGAGTAAATGGCTAAAAGAAAAAGGATTAGACAAATAA
- a CDS encoding nuclear transport factor 2 family protein: MKKLLLGLLFFTSIQWSNAQTSSLNTKSKSDQKTEQELLDLSKQKWQWMADKNVDKLAVLFDDKSKFVHMSGTWKKDEELDIIKTGRIWYKNTKVHDTAVEIFGKTAIIWSRITLEAIVRGNEAVTEFTVTEIYQKQGKSWRLLDLTFSSVRDTHQIQK; the protein is encoded by the coding sequence GTCTAATGCACAAACAAGTTCACTGAACACCAAATCTAAAAGCGACCAAAAAACAGAACAAGAATTACTAGATCTGTCCAAACAAAAATGGCAGTGGATGGCTGATAAAAATGTGGATAAACTTGCGGTTCTCTTTGATGACAAATCAAAATTTGTTCACATGAGTGGCACTTGGAAAAAAGACGAAGAACTTGATATCATTAAAACGGGCAGGATTTGGTATAAAAACACTAAAGTTCATGATACAGCAGTAGAAATTTTTGGAAAAACAGCAATCATTTGGAGTCGAATTACGCTTGAGGCTATTGTTCGAGGAAATGAAGCCGTGACCGAATTTACTGTAACAGAAATTTACCAAAAGCAAGGTAAGAGTTGGAGACTTTTAGACTTAACATTCAGTAGTGTGAGAGACACGCATCAGATTCAGAAATAA
- a CDS encoding nuclear transport factor 2 family protein has protein sequence MKKSIFGLLVLTLFVNKSFAQNTTEQEIIQLSKQKWEWMADKNVDKLSPLFDDKSVFVHMGGSWGKTQEINIIKSGGIHYKKADIHEVSVNIIGNTAILLNRITLLAVVGGNEVTNPFIVTEVYVKENDGWKLGSLSFTKLMVPGQ, from the coding sequence ATGAAAAAATCAATATTCGGGTTACTTGTACTGACTCTATTTGTAAACAAGTCCTTTGCACAAAATACTACTGAGCAAGAAATTATTCAACTTTCTAAACAAAAATGGGAGTGGATGGCTGATAAAAATGTAGATAAACTTTCCCCTTTATTTGATGACAAATCTGTATTTGTTCACATGGGAGGAAGTTGGGGAAAAACCCAAGAAATCAATATAATTAAAAGCGGAGGAATTCATTATAAGAAAGCAGATATTCATGAAGTGTCCGTAAACATTATTGGTAATACCGCGATCCTTTTAAACAGAATTACACTACTAGCCGTAGTAGGAGGAAATGAAGTAACTAATCCGTTTATTGTTACAGAAGTATATGTTAAAGAAAATGATGGCTGGAAACTTGGCTCATTATCATTCACTAAACTAATGGTACCTGGACAATAA
- a CDS encoding HipA domain-containing protein — translation MNRCPITYELCGTEKYSEKGLRMIAPKLTTLHDLPFTAAEQRQEAANRAKKLSIQGVQPKLSAVISVANQQFEIVDQFGNYIIKPQSDIFPELPENEDVTMKMAKVYGLDVPLHGLVYSKDGSLSYFIKRFDRYSKGKKYATEDFAQLTESSRDTKYDYTMEKLVKVIDEYCTFPAIEKADFFKRILFCFITGNEDMHLKNFSVITKAGKTTLTPVYDFLNSSISIKNPQEELALSLKGKKSNFKSTELIDYYAKDRLGLNDKTVTTILYDMNKSLSKWTELVEVSFLSDSMKEKYLKVLDNRMKRF, via the coding sequence ATGAATAGATGTCCAATAACTTACGAATTATGTGGAACTGAAAAATACAGTGAAAAAGGACTTCGGATGATTGCTCCTAAACTTACTACATTACATGATTTACCATTTACCGCAGCCGAACAAAGACAAGAGGCTGCAAATCGTGCCAAGAAATTATCTATTCAAGGTGTACAACCTAAGTTAAGTGCAGTTATTTCAGTGGCAAATCAACAATTTGAAATTGTAGATCAGTTTGGCAACTATATTATAAAACCTCAAAGTGATATTTTTCCTGAACTACCAGAAAATGAAGATGTAACCATGAAAATGGCAAAAGTGTACGGGCTTGATGTACCTCTTCATGGATTGGTTTATTCAAAAGATGGCAGCCTTTCTTATTTTATAAAACGATTTGACAGATACAGTAAAGGAAAAAAATACGCTACTGAGGATTTTGCACAACTAACAGAAAGTTCAAGAGATACCAAGTATGATTATACTATGGAAAAGTTAGTCAAAGTAATTGACGAATACTGCACCTTTCCTGCTATTGAGAAAGCAGATTTTTTTAAAAGAATTTTATTCTGTTTTATAACAGGTAATGAGGATATGCATTTAAAGAACTTTTCGGTAATTACAAAAGCTGGAAAAACAACTTTGACCCCAGTTTATGACTTTTTAAATTCCTCTATTTCCATTAAAAATCCGCAGGAAGAATTAGCACTATCACTCAAAGGTAAAAAGAGCAATTTCAAATCAACGGAACTGATAGATTATTATGCAAAAGACCGCTTAGGGCTTAATGATAAAACGGTTACTACCATTTTATATGATATGAATAAAAGTCTGTCTAAATGGACCGAACTTGTAGAAGTGTCTTTTTTGTCTGATAGTATGAAAGAGAAGTATCTCAAGGTATTGGATAATAGGATGAAGAGATTTTAA
- a CDS encoding carboxymuconolactone decarboxylase family protein, with protein MEQFRIFGIKVIVLCFALFSHSTKAQDVASSNRKLSMKEKSIITIASLTAKGDLKKLKTELNTGLEAGLSVNEIKEILVHTYAYCGFPRSIRGLQTFMEVLNDRKANGIIDEQGKEASPINEEVNKYQRGKTILGQLTKAPQSNTLSGYSAFSPVIDTFLKEHLFADIFERDILTYAQRELVTISVISTIGDAEPMLKGHLSISLNVGISPEQLKEFIGVIEPIIGTKKTKAAKAVLTEVLKSK; from the coding sequence ATGGAGCAGTTTAGAATTTTCGGTATTAAAGTCATCGTATTATGTTTTGCATTATTTTCCCATTCCACGAAAGCACAAGATGTAGCATCATCCAATAGAAAATTAAGCATGAAGGAAAAAAGCATCATTACCATTGCATCACTCACAGCCAAAGGTGATTTAAAAAAACTAAAAACGGAACTAAATACAGGTCTTGAAGCTGGACTTTCCGTAAATGAAATAAAAGAAATATTGGTTCACACCTATGCCTATTGTGGTTTTCCAAGGAGTATAAGAGGATTACAAACTTTTATGGAAGTGCTTAACGACCGAAAAGCAAATGGAATTATTGATGAACAAGGCAAAGAGGCTTCTCCAATCAATGAAGAGGTTAACAAATATCAAAGAGGTAAAACCATTTTGGGACAGCTTACTAAAGCACCACAATCGAATACGCTTTCAGGGTATTCTGCTTTTTCACCGGTAATAGACACTTTCTTGAAAGAACATTTGTTTGCCGATATTTTCGAAAGAGATATTTTAACTTACGCGCAAAGAGAATTGGTTACGATTTCTGTCATCAGTACAATTGGGGATGCAGAACCAATGTTAAAAGGACATTTGTCAATTTCTCTCAACGTAGGAATATCCCCTGAACAACTGAAAGAATTTATAGGAGTTATAGAACCAATCATTGGAACAAAGAAAACTAAAGCAGCAAAAGCAGTACTAACTGAAGTGTTGAAAAGCAAATAG
- a CDS encoding helix-turn-helix domain-containing protein, translated as MNDFDLGLFIKEHRKQAGLTQLQLANLAGVGKTTLFNIEKNKEAVSWNNLLAVLKVLNIEIQFKSPINK; from the coding sequence ATGAATGATTTTGATTTAGGTCTCTTCATAAAAGAGCATCGCAAGCAAGCAGGATTAACACAATTACAGTTGGCTAATCTTGCAGGAGTAGGGAAAACTACCCTTTTTAATATTGAAAAAAATAAAGAAGCGGTTAGTTGGAATAATCTTTTAGCTGTTTTAAAAGTATTAAACATTGAAATCCAGTTTAAAAGTCCAATCAATAAATAA